One genomic window of Metopolophium dirhodum isolate CAU chromosome 4, ASM1992520v1, whole genome shotgun sequence includes the following:
- the LOC132943943 gene encoding uncharacterized protein LOC132943943, which produces MTLDKIRLLHAELSDLLRIFSAGYGQMLVGFFVFNYINTLLSFYYMIHYNSAKSEEFTFTYFLKTFIICMASLQNVTFILSIIIAASRVHDKVKLFINQISIFESDEITAFGIFNINLNLVVSILVLLITGLITLIQLKEHPFIKQSVGSMIIFIQNTSKGTFK; this is translated from the exons ATGACGCTGGATAAAATACGGTTGTTACACGCTGAACTGTCGGACCTATTAAGAATATTCAGTGCGGGTTACGGACAAATGCTAGTAggattttttgtattcaattatatCAATACGCTACtcagtttttattatatgattcatTATAACAGTGCGAAAAGTGAAGAGTTCACTTTtacttattttctaaaaacttttataatatgcatgGCGAGCCTACAGAAtgtcacatttattttatctattataattgcTGCGTCACGAGTACATgataag gttaaattgtttattaaccaAATATCAATTTTCGAATCAGACGAAATCACagcttttggaattttcaatataaatttaaatcttgtTGTATCT ATACTAGTACTACTTATCACTGGATTGATAACGTTAATACAATTGAAAGAACATCCATTTATCAAGCAATCTGTAGGCAGTATGAtaattttcatacaaaataCATCAAAGGGAACATTTAAGTAA
- the LOC132943248 gene encoding ubiquitin-conjugating enzyme E2 N, translated as MSVLPRRILKETQRLMQEPVPGISAKPDEGNARYFHVKVTGPEDSPFEGGLFKLELFLPEDYPMSAPKVRFITKIYHPNIDRLGRICLDILKDKWSPALQIRTVLLSIQALLSAPNPDDPLANDVAELWKVNEIEAIRNAKEWTRMYASEN; from the exons atgtctgtgTTACCGCGGAGAATACTCAAGGAGACGCAACGTCTGATGCAGGAACCGGTGCCCGGAATCAGTGCCAAGCCGGACGAAGGAAATGCGAG GTATTTTCACGTTAAAGTCACGGGGCCCGAAGACTCACCTTTTGAAGGGGGCCTGTTCAAGTTGGAACTATTTTTGCCCGAAGACTATCCAATGTCAGCGCCAAAGGTTCGCTTCATCACTAAAATTTACCATCCAAATATTGACCGACTTGGAAGAATATGTTTGGACATACTCAAGGACAAATGGTCCCCAGCATTGCAGATCCGTACTGTTCTTTTGTCCATACAAGCGTTGTTGAGTGCACCAAATCCAGACGATCCATTAGCAAACGATGTAGCTGAACTATGGAAAGTCAATGAAATTGAAGCCATACGCAATGCTAAAGAATGGACACGCATGTATGCCTCAGAAAACTGA